In Labrus mixtus chromosome 11, fLabMix1.1, whole genome shotgun sequence, a single window of DNA contains:
- the LOC132983583 gene encoding membrane-spanning 4-domains subfamily A member 4D-like translates to MSLTKTKADGVTVLTLTSDPQSLCPPFCQILKSRCYSPPCCDLSKHLKRVQGTSQSLLGALQIMIGLLNIGLGAILTGNAPSWQKFNYLFPFWLGGMFIFFGAMCILSEKCPRPWLVILTVILNLSGVGFAIAAIILYSIYMVVVDVRWLCEADNYEYDLDHTATPLEKIMTEKCYEAEMMVMDLWRSIFTFLIMLSVLEFCIVISSAVLGIKALKFTNKGENKSPDDSEHYRQLQEADVTRNPTV, encoded by the exons ATGTCTCTCACCAAGACCAAGGCTGATGGGGTCACTGTGCTCACCTTAACCTCAGACCCCCAAAGTCTTTGTCCCCCATTTTGCCAAATTCTTAAGAGCCGTTGCTACAGCCCCCCATGTTGCGACTTATCTAAGCACCTGAAGAGGGTCCAGGGAACTTCTCAGTCACTCCTGGGG GCTCTGCAAATTATGATTGGCTTGCTGAACATTGGTCTTGGAGCCATCCTCACTGGCAACGCCCCTTCCTGGCAAAAGTTTAACTACCTCTTTCCTTTTTGGTTAGGAGGCATG TTCATTTTCTTTGGTGCCATGTGCATCTTGTCTGAGAAGTGCCCAAGACCGTGGCTG GTCATCCTCACTGTGATTCTGAATCTATCAGGAGTTGGTTTTGCCATCGCCGCCATTATTCTCTACAGCATCTATATGGTTGTCGTTGATGTGCGGTGGCTTTGTGAAGCAGATAATTATGAGTATGACTTAGATCATACAGCGACTCCTCTGGAGAAGATCATGACAGAGAAATGCTACGAGGCGGaaatgatggttatg GACCTTTGGAGAAGCATTTTCACCTTTCTGATCATGCTGTCGGTCCTTGAGTTCTGCATCGTCATCAGCTCTGCCGTCTTGGGGATCAAGGCTCTGAAGTTCACTAACAAAGGAGAAAACAAG AGCCCTGATGACTCAGAACACTACAGACAACTGCAGGAGGCGGACGTTACCAGGAACCCTACGGTCTAA
- the LOC132983587 gene encoding membrane-spanning 4-domains subfamily A member 8-like: MSVTMTKAEGVTVLTLTSDPQSVLPPICQILKGLCYNPVCCSVSQHLKKLQGRSQSVLGALQIMIGLLNIGLGVILCSAFVGSWMDDSKFPLWMGGLFILFGVVSIVSEKRPSPCLVILNVILNLSGVAFSIATIVLYSINFTNIEFWWMCRNNDYDYGYNRHTTTTSSPDQTKCLEVKAITLMLMRSINTVLIVLCVLEFCVVISSAILGIKALCFIQKREKNKSPEDPQLYKPLLEEVTSNPAA; encoded by the exons ATGTCTGTGACCATGACCAAGGCTGAAGGGGTCACTGTGCTCACTTTGACCTCGGACCCCCAAAGTGTTTTACCTCCAATATGCCAAATCCTCAAAGGCCTTTGTTACAACCctgtgtgctgctctgtgtcCCAGCATCTGAAGAAGCTCCAGGGCAGGTCTCAGTCAGTCCTGGGG GCTCTGCAAATCATGATTGGTTTGCTGAACATCGGCCTCGGAGTGATCCTCTGTAGCGCTTTTGTTGGCTCTTGGATGGATGATTCCAAGTTTCCCTTATGGATGGGAGGACTG tttattttatttggtgtCGTGAGCATCGTGTCTGAGAAGCGTCCAAGTCCCTGCCTG GTTATCCTCAACGTGATTCTGAATCTCTCAGGAGTTGCTTTCTCCATTGCAACCATCGTGCTCTACAGCatcaactttacaaacattgaGTTCTGGTGGATGTGTCGAAATAATGATTACGATTATGGTTACAACCGACACACTACAACAACTTCATCTCCTGATCAGACTAAATGCTTGGAGGTCAAAGCAATAACTCTG ATGCTAATGAGAAGCATCAACACCGTGCTGATTGTTCTGTGCGTCCTGGAGTTCTGTGTGGTCATCAGCTCTGCTATCTTGGGGATCAAGGCTCTTTGCTTCattcagaagagagagaagaacaag AGTCCTGAAGACCCCCAACTCTACAAACCCCTGCTGGAGGAGGTCACCAGTAACCCTGCAGCCTGA
- the LOC132983586 gene encoding membrane-spanning 4-domains subfamily A member 8-like, translated as MSVTMTKAEGVTVLTLTSDPQSVLPPICQILKGLCYSPACCSVSQHLKKLQGTSQSVLGALQIMIGLLNIGLGAILCSGSGSSWQMDEYKFPFWMGGLFILFGVVSIVSEKRPSPCLVILNVILNLSGVAFSIAAIVLYSINMANMWLWWMCRNNDYDYGYNRHTTTTLSPDQTKCLEAKAITLMLLRSINAVLIVLSVLEFCVVISSAVLGIKALCFIQKREKNKSPEDPQLYKPLLEEVTSNPAA; from the exons ATGTCTGTGACCATGACCAAGGCTGAAGGGGTCACTGTGCTCACTTTGACCTCGGACCCCCAAAGTGTTTTACCTCCAATATGCCAAATCCTCAAAGGCCTTTGTTACAGCCCTGCGTGCTGCTCTGTGTCCCAGCATCTGAAGAAGCTCCAGGGCACGTCTCAGTCAGTCCTGGGG GCTCTGCAAATCATGATTGGTTTGCTGAACATCGGCCTCGGAGCGATCCTCTGCTCTGGGTCTGGCTCTTCGTGGCAAATGGATGAATACAAGTTTCCCTTTTGGATGGGAGGACTG tttattttatttggtgtCGTGAGCATCGTGTCTGAGAAGCGTCCAAGTCCCTGCCTG GTTATCCTCAACGTGATTCTGAATCTCTCAGGAGTTGCTTTCTCCATTGCAGCCATCGTGCTCTACAGCATCAACATGGCAAACATGTGGTTGTGGTGGATGTGTCGAAATAATGATTACGATTATGGTTACAACCGACACACTACAACAACTTTATCTCCTGATCAGACTAAATGCTTGGAGGCCAAAGCAATAACTCTG ATGCTTTTGAGAAGCATCAACGCCGTGCTGATTGTTCTGTCCGTCCTGGAGTTCTGTGTGGTCATCAGCTCTGCTGTCTTGGGGATCAAGGCTCTCTGCTTCattcagaagagagaaaagaacaag AGTCCTGAAGACCCCCAACTCTACAAACCCCTGCTGGAGGAGGTCACCAGTAACCCTGCAGCCTGA